A genomic segment from Cutaneotrichosporon cavernicola HIS019 DNA, chromosome: 7b encodes:
- a CDS encoding uncharacterized protein (Folate-sensitive fragile site protein Fra10Ac1), whose product MSNRSEWDVLKQHHRFVRDDEEPADVSWEERLARAYESKLFKEFALIDLKHFKSKRLALRWRTATEVVEGLGEETCGSLRCPYHPSGSEMVELRAFELPFAPPVPQVREEAHMET is encoded by the exons ATGAGCAATCGCTCAGAATGGGACGTGTTGAAGCAACATCATCG gttCGTGCGGGATGATGAAGAGCCCGCCGATGTGAGCTGGGAGGAACGCTTGGCTCGTGCATACGAGAGCAAGCTGTTCAAAGAGTTTGCCCTT ATCGACCTGAAGCACTTCAAGAGCAAGCGCCTCGCACTGCGATGGCGCACCGCAaccgaggtcgtcgagggacttggcgaggagaccTGTGGCTCACTCCGCTGTCCATACCACCCCAGTGGGAGCGAAATGGTGGAGCTCCGGGCATTTGAGTTGCCGTTCGC TCCGCCTGTGCCCCAAGTGCGCGAAGAAGCTCACATGGAAACCTGA
- a CDS encoding uncharacterized protein (Dynamitin): MSAKYSGLPDIDSAQDIYETADEPVVTAHRDEDEDPKKAVGRSEDIDVGDLPSRRRALKVFTEPDVVEPPRETQLSRLRRLQAEVTQLERELHSSPAPTRSDSTKRKSVLPPRHPVDVVSELSALRERLNTASDGTHAPEQKDFTNRLAELEVTPERKDSEKLAPLRLQVGDVDKRLAVLERAVGVSDTGADSSQVSLSDTLARLDHFMNLLTQPRHLDSVARRVKLLLADLDRAAASRRPGAPASPVPGVATLSPTDLERLQSLFALLPRLDPLLPVIPPLLTRLRSLSTLHAESIAIADDLREFQSSDRAVAEEERELRAIVSGVQKGMADASTSISKNWESVQARLAALGDKLAKLDV; encoded by the exons ATGTCGGCAAAGTACTCAGGCCTTCCAGACATT GACTCGGCCCAGGACATCTACGAgacggccgacgagccagTTGTCACCGCGCATCGC gacgaggacgaagatCCGAAGAAGGCCGTCGGCCGGAGCGAAGATATCGACGTCGGTGACCTCCCGTCGCGCCGCAGGGCGCTCAAGGTGTTTACTGAACCTG ACGTTGTTGAGCCTCCCCGCGAGACGCAGCTCAGCCGTCTGCGGCGCCTGCAAGCCGAGGTCacgcagctcgagcgcgaactccactcctccccaGCTCCCACTCGCTCCGATTCGACCAAGCGCAAGTCGGTCCTGCCGCCACGGCATCCAGTAGATGTTGTGTCCGAGCTCTCGGCGCTGCGTGAACGCCTGAACACTGCCTCTGATGGCACACACGCGCCAGAGCAGAAAGACTTTACCAACAggctggccgagctcgaggtcacGCCGGAGCGAAAGGATAGCGAGAAGCTCGCTCCGCTTAGGCTGCAGGTCGGGGACGTCGACAAGCGCCTCGCggtgctcgagcgcgcagTGGGAGTTTCGGACACGGGTGCAGATAGC AGCCAGGTCTCTCTGTCTGACACTCTTGCTCGTCTTGATCACTTCATGAACCTCCTCACCCAGCCCCGCCATCTCGATTCGGTCGCCCGCCGTgtcaagctcctcctcgccgatcTCGACCGCGCAGCGGCCTCCCGGCGGCCAGGAGCACCCGCTTCCCCTGTACCAGGGGTAGCGACGTTGTCCCCAACGgatctcgagcgcctgcagTCGCTTTTCGCCCTCTTGCCCCGCCTCGACCCATTGCTCCCCGTCATTccgcccctcctcacccgcCTCCGCAGCCTGTCGACGCTGCACGCCGAGAGCATCGCgatcgccgacgacctgcgcgaATTTCAGTCGTCGGACCGCGCtgtggccgaggaggaacgcgagctgcgcgccaTCGTTTCCGGCGTGCAGAAAGGCATGGCTGACGCGAGCACATCCATCAGCAAGAACTGGGAGAGTGTGCAGGCTCGCCTGGcagcgctcggcgacaagctcgcGAAGCTCGATGTGTAG
- the GPI18 gene encoding uncharacterized protein (Mannosyltransferase involved in glycosylphosphatidylinositol-anchor biosynthesis) encodes MSSAPIPRRPPGSQDVQKLAVLTLITSLGYYAVQEVLVRVVEPFDSSHLLASTAPGLRWDALHFLGIATRGYTYEQQLAFQPGWQGLLHILGTDAGAILRRAAIVNTIARVGAVVFLYKLTRALFDRRTALIAGVLYAFPPAPAVLAAPYTETTFALATFVGFYAMTTSKWWASALAFAVAASLRATGVFTTIPLAYAILAPLLKQYGLDIPRLAPRVIFTGILCVIVILPFVTFQAWTWAQFCLPEPTRPWCTKLLPSSYSFVQGEYWNIGLFKYWRPEQVPNIALAVPVLAVSLIGVYRHFTNNTTTCTQAGPSSTNEVVTTAIVVYVALMDALLIFASHTQIALRLAPTDPVVWWTLACNFVSTGGKGRKLNRLEKAWGLWVWVWGAVSLVLWSGHYPPA; translated from the exons ATGAGCTCCGCACCAATACCAAGAAGACCACCAGGGAGTCAAGACGTCCAGAAGTTGGCCGTTCTCACGCTCATTACCTCACTCGGATACTATGCCGTCCAAGAGGTGCTcgtgcgcgtcgtcgagccgTTTGACAGCAgtcacctcctcgccagcaCCGCACCAGGGCTGCGGTGGGACGCGCTCCACTTCCTTGGCATCGCTACGCGCGGCTATACCTACGAACAACAATTAGCGTTTCAGCCAGGATGGCAAGGACTGCTACACATCTTAGGCACCGATGCGGGTGCGATCCTACGCCGCGCGGCGATTGTCAATACAATTGCGCGCGTTGGTGCGGTCGTATTTCTCTACAA ACTCACGCGTGCACTCTTCGATCGCCGCACAGCCCTAATCGCGGGTGTGCTGTACGCCTTTCCCCCTGCGCCTGCCGTCCTCGCGGCCCCGTACACCGAGACGACCTTTGCACTCGCCACGTTTGTGGGGTTCTACGCCATGACCACATCGAAGTGGTGGGCTTCTGCACTGGCGTTCGCAGTCGCGGCGAGTTTGCGAGCCACCGGCGTGTTCACGACCATTCCGCTCGCATACGCCATTCTCGCCCCGCTACTGAAACAGTACGGACTAGACATCCCC CGCCTTGCTCCGCGCGTCATCTTTACAGGAATACTCTGCGTGATCGTGATTCTACCCTTCGTCACGTTCCAGGCTTGGACCTGGGCCCAGTTCTGCCTCCCAGAACCTACCCGACCATGGTGTACCAAGCTCCTCCCCTCGTCGTATAGCTTCGTGCAGGGCGAGTACTG gaACATCGGCCTCTTCAAGTACTGGCGCCCAGAGCAGGTACCGAACATTGCCCTTGCTGTGCCCGTGCTTGCTGTTTCGCTGATAGGGGTGTACCGTCACTTCACCAATAATACCACTACTTGCACTCAAGCTGGCCCCTCGTCGACAAACGAGGTCGTCACCACTGCGATCGTTGTATACGTCGCCCTAATGGATGCGCTACTCATCTTCGCCTCACACACGCAGATTGCATTGCGCCTGGCCCCTACAGATCCTGTCGTTTGGTGGACCTTGGCTTGCAACTTCGTCTCGACGGGAGGCAAAGGCAGAAAGTTGAATCGGCTGGAGAAGGCGTGGGGTTTGTGGGTTTGGGTGTGGGGGGCAGTGTCGCTGGTTTTATGGAGTGGCCACTACCCACCAGCATAG
- a CDS encoding uncharacterized protein (Amino acid permease) yields the protein MTDVELTTVGSNDSKSAGNVYVTDAPTEVELHRRFSFFACLGLAFSLLNSWTAMAASLSVVLGSGGQVAMVWGLVVSAVGTMFMVVSLAEICHVFPLSGGQYDWTFCVAPLRWRNGLSYAVGWAACAGWISLFAGGSSLCMQFVLGCAAIFNPDFAPTNWQSFLLFLFFPLIAALLNLFGVRLLPTVDRVAYFLGMIGIVVVSIVLLVCSRGRYQSAKEVFATFNNATGWPDGMAFILGLLQSTLGLTAFDAASHMVEEIPQPAKNAPRIMIIAVGLGSVTAWIFMVVILFALSDFEAVAAAPTGPLLQIYYQSTKSLAGATCLVMFNLLSMFLAVQAVNTVSSRMVMSFARDRGFGPLSSYLAPIHPKLMVPAWSVIFVTAWVFVFGLIYLGSTVALNAILAAAIVLLQISYMVPIATVLIRGGETAYAGHTRQWGLGRWRRPINIGALCFGLLTSVCFVFPPVIPVTGATMNYAVVVLAVVFTICGLLYAFDGRKKFHGPLDLEERLMINKAE from the exons ATGACTGACGTTGAGCTCACTACCGTGGGCTCAAATGACAGCAAGAGTGCCGGGAATGTGTATGTGACGGATGCGCCgaccgaggtcgagctccaTCGCCGCTTCTCGTTCTTCGCATGTCTTGGCCTGGCGTTCAGTCTTCTCAATTCGTGGACAG CCATGGccgcgtcgctctcggTTGTCCTCGGATCAGGTGGACAGGTTGCGATGGTTTGgggcctcgtcgtctctGCGGTGGGGACCATGTTCATGGTTGTGTCTCTGGCCGAGATCTGCCACGTCTTCCCACTCTCGGGCGGACAGTACGACTGGACCT tcTGTGTCGCGCCGCTGCGGTGGCGCAACGGCCTCTCCTACGCCGTTGGCTGGGCTGCGTGTGCAGGTTGGATCTCCCTGTTCGCTGGCGGCTCCAGTCTCTGCATGCAGTTCGTCCTGGGATGTGCCGCAATCTTTAACCCAGACTTTGCACCGACCAACTGGCAAAGCTTTCTGCTGTTCCTGTTCTTCCCCCTCATTGCGGCTCTGCTCAATCTCTTTGGcgtgcgcctcctcccgaCTGTAGACAGGGTCGCGTATTTCCTGGGCATGATAGGCATCGTCGTGGTGTCAATCGTGCTCCTCGTTTGCTCAAGGGGTCGCTACCAGAGCGCCAAGGAGGTGTTTGCAACATTCAACAACGCCACGGGCTGGCCTGATGGAATGGCTTtcatcctcggcctcctccagaGCACACTGGGCCTGACCGCCTTTGACGCTGCCAGTCAcatggtcgaggagattCCGCAGCCTGCAAAGAACGCACC GCGCATCATGATCATTGCGGTTGGTCTCGGCTCTGTCACGGCGTGGATCTTCATGGTCGTCATCCTCTTCGCTCTCTCCGATTTTGAAgccgtcgctgccgccCCCACTGGGCCGCTCCTTCAGATTTACTACCAGTCGACCAAGTCGCTCGCTGGA gcaACATGCCTTGTAATGTTCAACCTCTTGTCCATGTTCCTGGCTGTGCAGGCGGTTAACACGGTCTCATCGCGCATGGTCATGAGCTTTGCGCGAGACCGCGGCTTTGGTCCGCTCTCGTCCTACCTTGCACCCATCCACCCGAAACTCATGGTGCCTGCGTGGTCGGTCATCTTCGTCACGGCATGGGTGTTTGTCTTTGGCCTCATCTACCTCGGCTCGACGGTTGCGCTCAACGCCATTCTCGCTGCTGCCATCGTGCTGTTGCAGATCTCGTACATGGTGCCGATCGCGACGGTGCTCATCCGCGGAGGCGAGACTGCGTACGCCGGACATACGCGTCAGTGGGGCCTcgggcggtggcgccggccGATCAACATCGGCGCTCTGTGCTTCGGACTTCTGACGAGCGTATGTTTTGTGTTCCCTCCAGTGATCCCGGTGACTGGCGCGACAATGAACTACGCGGtcgtcgtgctcgccgTGGTGTTCACGATCTGTGGGCTGCTGTACGCATTCGACGGGCGCAAGAAGTTCCATGGGCCGCTGGACCTGGAGGAGAGGCTGATGATCAACAAGGCGGAGTGA
- a CDS encoding uncharacterized protein (GAL4-like Zn(II)2Cys6 (or C6 zinc) binuclear cluster DNA-binding domain), with the protein MSNPNIDRVMHDGFHRSNSDYSYGNGGGGGVKERDVYESSGSSSRPAQPSGNAGKRGSRACVACRKGKNRCEPDPGGASSCRRCLLNGMTCVFEKAERREARSRDAETWSGEAEARVNTLEKSVQALANGQHQIQAALQQLLTMIPPATPGPAPFISSESSLTPMATLFQQSSTTTPPSVFSTTSPANQSHAGQAYGARDDPLSPQNIASGRTSDPKPAQPDKVWPKLPGFAPPDHRFGTYGIIPLDSAPASPSHSARSSRSPSAHSMSSDTAVPLVAPIQALQTLANAADRAAAMADGTETTDDMPTDDSERRSEERDQRGRKRKRVTIGGSKDIHLRVRRQTKPDPTPRNPFPDVVTKGLVSEAEARELWDIFFTGCHYFVPLWDKQYDVFESFVERTPFSTNGMLAVAAKIRAGNGVLGTTFHRCLEEGQGIARSTLFGPIVRKEAVMAMLILSVWSQYGWLPVGHALRMGLDINLHRALDKLADTAEGRTDAEERDLIVSARIWLNCYLNEHLLALGTGKPLLLRDDSSVRAARVLLNHPMASDTDASLVARVEMVNLRIRVGEHLNQLHGKADSSTIAFVRMMFGEMENWFSEWRGILQSRYEEDSVLMRLLEVELHYAQLWTVCAALRGCQWDKLRNEQRELAFHAKDAAMKCLQIYLYSHNFRRHLKYATHDQLAAVAFAAVFLLKIAMLYPHVVSLPTLTSRVSEVVHVLSAECYAERYALTLKLMLSNLRRKTGAISTVPGTPRGKEGGLPENLNGEELQDGLQSLLTMPMNEGDYPFFGDSIDGFAWPTEFSPSNLPTWLQDNSVTDLGLPVDGSDSLFLPLELANLFLPYGTAPSADLHPFGLPDSGDVGTEAW; encoded by the exons ATGTCGAATCCGAACATCGACCGCGTTATGCACGACGGCTTCCACCGTTCCAATTCAGATTATTCATACGGAAAtggtggaggcggcggcgtaAAGGAGCGTGACGTCTATGAAAGCtccggctcgtcctcacgGCCTGCCCAACCCAGCGGGAATGCTGGCAAGCGTGGGTCGCGCGCCTGTGTCGCCTGCCGCAAGGGGAAGAATCGCTGCGAGCCTGACCCCGGTGGCGCGAGCTCATGTCGCCGATGTTTACTCAATGGCATGACTTGTGTGTTCGAGAAGGCCGAAcggcgcgaggcgcgcagCCGTGACGCGGAAACGTGGTccggcgaggccgaggcgcgcgtcaACACGCTCGAGAAGAGCGTACAGGCCTTGGCAAACGGGCAGCACCAGATCCAGGCGGCG CTGCAACAGCTCCTCACAATGATCCCGCCCGCGACACCGGGGCCGGCTCCGTTCATTTCGAGCGAGAGTTCACTCACGCCGATGGCCACCCTGTTCCAGcagtcgtcgacgacgacgccgccgtccgTATTTTCCACAACGTCGCCAGCAAACCAGTCTCATGCCGGCCAGGCATATGGGGCGAGAGATGACCCGCTGTCGCCTCAGAACATTGCGAGCGGGCGTACATCGGACCCAAAGCCAGCTCAACCGGACAAGGTGTGGCCAAAGCTGCCCGGATTTGCACCCCCA GATCATCGCTTCGGAACTTATGGGATCATCCCACTCGACTCTGCGCCGGCCTCACCTAGCCACTCGGCGCGATCCTCACGCTCCCCCTCGGCTCACTCAATGTCCTCTGATACCGCTGTGCCACTCGTTGCCCCAATTCAGGCACTACAGACACTGGCAAACGCGGCCGACCGCGCAGCCGCGATGGCTGATGGCACCGAGACGACTGACGACATGCCGACGGATGACTCGGAGCGCCGGTCAGAGGAGCGTGATCAGCGAGGACGCAAGCGGAAACGCGTAACGATCGGCGGTAGCAAGGACATACATTTACGAGTGCGCCGCCAGACTAAGCCGGATCCCACGCCGCGCAACCCGTTCCCAGATGTCGTGACCAAGGGCCTCGTCTCAGAGGCTGAGGCAAGGGAGCTGTGGGACATCTTCTTTACGGGTTGCCATTACTTTGTACCGCTGTGGGACAAGCAATACGACGTGTTCGAGAGCTTTGTGGAACGCACGCCCTTCTCGACAAATGGCATGCTCGCTGTCGCAGCCAAAATTCGGGCAGGTAACGGAGTTTTGGGTACCACATTCCATCGCTgcctcgaggaggggcAGGGCATAGCGCGGTCAACGCTCTTTGGGCCCATTGTCCGAAAGGAAGCCGTCATGGCCATGCTCATCCTCAGTGTGTGGAGCCAGTACGGGTGGCTACCGGTGGGCCACGCGCTGCGCATGGGCCTTGacatcaacctccaccgTGCGCTCGACAAACTGGCGGACACAGCAGAAGGCCGCACGGATGCTGAGGAGCGCGATCTCATCGTGTCGGCTCGTATTTGGCTCAACTGCTACTTGAACGAACATTT ATTGGCTTTAGGAACTGGCAAACCTCTCTTGCTGCGGGATGACTCGTCGGtgcgagcagctcgcgtCCTTCT taACCACCCCATGGCCTCAGATACCGATGCTTCCCTGGTCGCGCGCGTGGAAATGGTCAACTTGCGAA TCCGAGTTGGAGAACACCTCAATCAGCTTCATGGCAAGGCTGACTCGTCGACCATCGCCTTTGTGCGCATGATGTttggcgagatggagaacTGGTTCTCAGAATGGCGGGGCATCCTCCAGTCTCGATACGAGGAGGATAGCGTTTTGATGCGGCTtctggaggtcgagctACACTATGCTCAGTTGTGGACCgtctgcgccgcgctccgTGGCTGTCAGTGGGACAAG CTCAGGAACGAGCAGCGTGAACTGGCGTTCCATGCCAAGGACGCTGCGATGAAGTGCCTCCAGATCTACCTGTACTCGCACAACTTCCGGCGCCATCTCAAGTACGCAACTCacgaccagctcgccgcTGTCGCATTCGCTGCAGTATTCCTGCTCAAGATCGCGATGCTATATCCTCACGTCGTCAGCCTGCCAACGTTGACGAGCCGCGTGTCGGAGGTTGTGCATGTGCTCTCCGCCGAGTGCTATGCGGAGCGGTacgcgctcacgctcaaGCTCATGCTTTCCAACCTCCGGCGCAAGACTGGCGCTATCTCCACCGTGCCGGGCACGCCGCggggcaaggagggcggcCTGCCTGAGAATCTTAACGGCGAAGAGTTGCAGGACGGGCTGCAGAGCCTGCTGACCATGCCGATGAACGAAGGTGACTACCCATTCTTTGGGGACAGCATCGATGGATTTGCGTGGCCCACCGAGTTTAGTCCATCCAACCTCCCGACGTGGCTGCAGGACAAC AGCGTCACCGATCTAGGCTTGCCAGTCGACGGTTCCGATTcactcttcctccctctcgagcttgccaaCTTGTTCCTCCCGTACGGCACGGCGCCGAGTGCCGATCTGCATCCTTTCGGCCTCCCCGATTCAGGCGATGTTGGCACCGAGGCGTGGTAG
- a CDS encoding uncharacterized protein (Arginine methyltransferase involved in the assembly or stability of mitochondrial NADH ubiquinone oxidoreductase complex (complex I)), with amino-acid sequence MSINVRRSLKLAGSFARGCSRQQNLRPLSTLPEKGLVGATTQPQSLAQVIDDSIKATGPMSVARYMQLCLTHPNWGYYSQGDVFGREGDFITSPEISQVFGELVAIWLLTRWMAAGAPERVRLLELGPGRGTLMDDVLRALAKFKIDSVTLVEYSEKMRGIQQEKLGPRCEALGAKLVFEEEIAGVKESPLFTMFIAHEFFDAMPVHVFQRDEAGFREVRVDRNPSYLPAANNPRFRLGVDRESSLLASLLPASSARFGRLPIGARVEICPDSSRIMRSVGEAMAEGGGAGLVIDYGSDRSFSNSVRGFRKHKVVDLFEEPGTADLTANVDFAYLKESLDGVAETAGPITQAKFLLSLGLEPRLAKLISSAADPTQRKRIEDGAKRLIDKTGMGTQYQVMAVVKGPAGEDDVYPFGKPSKDVPEAPKLEEKSKS; translated from the exons ATGTCGATTAACGTGAGGCGGTCACTGAAGCTCGCCGGCAGCTTCGCGCGAGGATGTTCGCGTCAGCAAAACTTGCGCCCTCTCTCCACACTCCCAGAAAAAGGACTTGTGGGTGCAACCACTCAGCCACAGTCGCTCGCGCAAGTGATCGACGACTCTATCAAGGCCACCGGTCCGATGTCAGTTGCGCGGTACATGCAGTTGTGCCTCACACACCCCAATTGGGGTTACTATAGCCAAGGCGATGTGTTCGGGCGAGAAGGTGACTTCATCACGTCCCCTGAGATCAGCCAAGTGTTTGGCGAACTCGTCGCCATCTGGTTAttgacgaggtggatggcGGCAGGAGCGCCGGAGCGTgtgcgcctcctcgaacTCGGTCCGGGGCGCGGAACTCTCATGGACGATGTGTTGAGG GCGCTGGCCAAGTTCAAGATCGACTCTGTGACCCTCGTCGAGTACAGCGAGAAGATGCGGGGGATCCAGCAGGAGAAATTGGGCCCGCGTTGCGAGGCACTTGGTGCTAAACTTGtgtttgaggaggagattgcGGGCGTGAAAGAGT CCCCATTGTTCACAATGTTCATCGCGCACGAGTTCTTTGACGCCATGCCTGTGCACGTCTTCCAGCGTGATGAGGCCGGCTTTCGCGAAGTGCGAGTGGACCGCAACCCCTCCTA TCTTCCCGCGGCGAACAACCCGCGGTTCCGCCTGGGTGTGGACCGCGAGTCGAGCTTGCTCGCTTCGCTCCTCCCCGCGTCGTCAGCACGCTTTGGGCGCCTTCCCATCGGGGCCCGCGTCGAGATCTGTCCCGACTCATCGCGCATCATGCGCAGCGTCGGCGAAGCGATGGCAGagggcggtggcgccggccTTGTGATCGACTATGGCAGTGACCGGAGCTTCAGCAACAGCGTCCGCGGGTTCCGGAAGcacaaggtcgtcgacctctTCGAGGAACCAGGCACTGCGGATCTCACTGCGAACGTCGATTTCGCGTATCTCAAAGAGTCACTCGACGGTGTTGCTGAGACGGCCGGGCCAATCACGCAGGCCAAGTTCCTCCTCTCACTCGGCCTAGAGCCTCGTCtggccaagctcatcagctcggcggccgacCCTACGCAGCGGAAGCGCATTGAGGATGGCGCCAAGCGTCTCATTGACAAGACTGGCATGGGTACTCAGTACCAGGTCATGGCTGTGGTCAAGGGACCagctggcgaggacgatgtTTATCCCTTCGGCAAGCCATCCAAGGATGTTCCGGAAGCGCCAAAGCTGGAGGAAAAATCCAAGTCATGA